A part of Melospiza georgiana isolate bMelGeo1 chromosome 16, bMelGeo1.pri, whole genome shotgun sequence genomic DNA contains:
- the FOXL3 gene encoding forkhead box L3: MFDNTQYPYNCFNYDGDDYPTCSSDEEKKFTRPAYSYIALIAMAIQQSPSNKVTLSGIYDFIMKKFPYYRSNQRAWQNSIRHNLSLNSCFVKVPRTEGNEKGKGNYWSFAAGCESMLDLFENGNYRRRRRRRNVKREHKEQRPSRVKSPSSPSISSVDSALNNVSSSESKHERIEPGPKLVEPCGFAPNSVTSRQSLSNSSLAKSDSEIKFSIDYILSSPDPLPVLRSQYNMQENKYHLLEAPHINLQFWTM; the protein is encoded by the exons ATGTTTGACAACACGCAGTACCCCTACAACTGCTTCAATTATGACGGGGATGATTATCCTACCTGTAGTTCCGACGAAGAGAAAAAATTCACCAGACCAGCGTACAG ctACATTGCCTTAATTGCAATGGCCATCCAGCAAAGCCCTTCAAATAAAGTCACCCTCTCTGGCATTTATGACTTTATAATGAAGAAATTTCCTTACTACAGATCAAATCAAAGAGCCTGGCAGAACTCCATCCGACATAACTTATCGCTTAACAGTTGTTTTGTGAAG GTTCCCAGAACAGAAGGGAAtgagaaggggaaaggaaactATTGGAGCTTTGCAGCAGGATGCGAATCCATGCTGGATCTCTTTGAAAATGGGAATTACAGGAGAAGACGGAGGAGGAGGAACGTGAAAAGGGAGCACAAGGAGCAGAGACCGAGCAGAGTGAAAAGTCCTTCATCCCCCAGTATCTCTTCTGTGGACTCTGCTTTGAACAATGTTTCCTCTTCTGAAAGCAAACATGAAAGAATTGAACCGGGCCCAAAACTTGTGGAGCCTTGTGGGTTTGCTCCAAACAGCGTGaccagcaggcagagcctgagcaaTTCCTCCCTAGCAAAATCGGATTCTGAAATCAAATTCAGCATCGATTACATCCTTTCATCCCCCGACCCTTTGCCTGTCCTGAGATCTCAGTACAACATGCAAGAAAACAAATATCACCTCCTGGAGGCCCCGCATATTAACCTCCAGTTCTGGACAATGTGA